The following coding sequences are from one Sesamum indicum cultivar Zhongzhi No. 13 linkage group LG11, S_indicum_v1.0, whole genome shotgun sequence window:
- the LOC105174235 gene encoding golgin subfamily A member 4-like has translation MFKLQRQTNKASKPRERLDFKFSNFQALQVPKGWDRLVVSIISVETGKTLAKSGKAPVKNGYCQWTETLSESIYIPRDDSSKGYEESPVKLVVSAGSTRSSNLGEATINVAQYAGPRVSAAVSLPLKKCSYGTILQAKIQCLIPRLKISDEESKYSNSQEKDQSVDHRETERVTNGSDNSNGSSVGQSEDFTTTFPPPKSTSKEASQSASGRIQSSDSPEGSGGRENLSIKNALKSEEYSSNGRQDGDYYSVDNDSPLNQSSENSRLYLRGDLRNGGANRPSLTNFGSSRNLLEAAEDTIDELRAEAKMWERNARKLMIDLDMSRKEFSDLSKKQAELVVELSAACAEREGLKREVEHLKLELENLATTQASQENLLIQAESLMQIQKVLENETKYQKILNDNLGQQLRRSQESNIELVSVLHELEETIEQQRIEIENLSSLKLDFTDLENSIARNSEDNRALLLQLQQLQESEKKLQADVELLEEALRDKTNELEQEQKSNSEVLFRVEKDYEYKMSVKEEEIAMLKAALSGDVNGEHLEAMDDNKEDNADHITEIESLRKKVEELEKDCTELTDENLELLFKLKESNKTNIRKCSSSDSISSEHHTISRSDESEISDPKFLEEELKKKVTDEVQNAGSESSEHFTEILKQLDMSFNLLMKPWYGISSETCDDFVCDLTSENKGNKTTKMSAEHILGFLQELNKLLEMRITDSDEILKHHEIEIKERNVIITDAKKKMEDSYLEVQELEKSKAKSEEYNANLIKELDQKRSEIDFIESNLLSKEQETIFLVQRQRELEITLSGLQEENMQFQECISCLETQVRQLKDEKEFYLQETDDFRSVAMSVQDEIQKLKVEMDIQILDLTQKSEDIQKRWLGAQEECEYLKEENKTLQASTAILEEERVKLLNSNSELKRINQELQENCSSLAAQLSESKKSLSECTKKVEVLEDHLASMTNNFALRENSLKSKVDALIKENSEHKEKLLLEENLHQILSEKTIEFESLQKDVEHLHRQVSHGHKERERISREASTEVSRLIADKAELQASLQEVQSEAELTKNELEAALQESKFQVDDLKSQLAAAKQSHERLRADHERILKLLANYRKSEEKLKSEMNELELKLTISDYECQQLSKEMSILKVQLQNISGLQDEISILKSDLEGCRVNKDQLELALHTVSGDYEKLKAEKISFSEKISIFQDAMSEFEECKMKKLELEEKLLQMEQELTVKELLCIQNAELKDELTELKRANMQFQQKMYRLEEEKDECLKKAQVLEENLKLMEGANSHDFHDESPLAVSVDHKKKRQLPEGLDVKNKIRDQLESRTSAGQKNYAVASKKPAADGEVVARERYERTKSSLETELRDLRERYLEMSLKYAEVEAEREDLVMKLKATRGGKKWFSWNQQLPS, from the exons GGCTCGACAAGATCCAGCAACCTCGGAGAAGCAACCATCAATGTAGCCCAGTATGCCGGTCCAAGGGTGTCTGCTGCAGTTTCACTGCCTCTAAAGAAATGCAGTTATGGGACGATCCTGCAG GCCAAAATTCAATGCCTAATCCCAAGATTGAAAATCAG TGATGAAGAATCAAAATACTCGAATTCTCAAGAAAAAGATCAGAGTGTGGATCATCGTGAAACGGAGCGTGTTACTAATGGGTCGGATAATTCCAATGGTAGTAGTGTTGGACAAAGTGAAGACTTCACCACTACCTTTCCTCCACCGAAATCAACCAGCAAG GAAGCAAGTCAATCAGCATCTGGGAGAATTCAGAGCTCTGACTCTCCAGAGGGATCCGGAGGGAGGGAAAATTTGTCCATAAagaatgctttgaagagtgaAGAATATAGTTCTAATGGAAGACAAGATGGAGATTATTATTCAGTTGACAATGATTCTCCATTGAACCAGTCGTCTGAAAACTCCCGGCTGTATTTGAGAGGGGATTTGCGAAATGGAGGAGCAAACAGGCCATCTTTGACGAACTTTGGTTCTTCAAGGAATCTTCTGGAAGCTGCAGAAGATACAATAGATGAACTCCGAGCAGAAGCCAAAATGTGGGAGAGAAATGCTAGGAAGCTAATGATTGATTTGGACATGTCAAGAAAAGAATTCTCTGATCTGTCGAAAAAGCAGGCAGAACTAGTAGTCGAGCTCTCAGCTGCATGTGCAGAACGTGAGGGCCTGAAGAGAGAAGTTGAACATTTGAAGCTTGAGCTGGAAAACTTGGCAACAACTCAGGCTAGCCAGGAAAATCTCCTCATTCAAGCTGAAAGCCTGATGCAGATCCAGAAGGTACTAGAAAACGagacaaaatatcaaaagattcTGAATGATAATTTAGGCCAACAACTGAGACGAAGCCAAGAATCAAATATAGAACTCGTTTCTGTTCTTCACGAGCTCGAAGAGACCATAGAACAGCAGAGAATTGAAATAGAGAATCTTTCATCTCTCAAACTGGACTTCACAGATTTAGAGAATTCTATAGCTAGAAATTCAGAGGATAACAGGGCTCTGCTGCTCCAGTTGCAACAACTCCAAGAATCAGAGAAGAAATTGCAAGCTGATGTTGAATTGCTTGAGGAAGCTTTAAGGGACAAAACTAATGAACTGGAGCAAGAACAGAAATCAAACAGTGAGGTTCTGTTTCGTGTTGAAAAGGATTACGAATACAAAATGTCTgttaaagaagaagaaattgcCATGTTAAAAGCAGCACTGTCAGGTGACGTTAACGGTGAACATTTAGAGGCAATGGATGACAACAAGGAAGATAATGCGGATCACATCACGGAAATAGAATCCTTGAGAAAAAAAGTTGAGGAGTTAGAGAAGGATTGTACTGAGCTCACTGATGAAAATCTCGAACTGTTATTCAAGCTCAAGGAATCAAATAAAACTAACATCAGAAAATGCTCGTCTTCTGATTCAATTTCAAGTGAGCATCATACCATTTCTCGTAGTGATGAGTCTGAAATAAGTGATCCAAAATTCCTGGAAGAGGAGCTTAAGAAGAAAGTAACTGACGAGGTGCAGAATGCTGGCTCTGAAAGTTCTGAACATTTCACTGAGATTTTGAAACAACTAGACATGTCTTTTAACCTTCTGATGAAGCCTTGGTACGGTATATCATCTGAGACCTGCGATGACTTTGTTTGTGATCTTACGAGTGAAAACAAGGGAAACAAAACTACTAAAATGTCAGCTGAACATATTCTTGGCTTTTTGCAAGAACTGAATAAGCTCTTGGAAATGAGGATCACCGACTCTGATGAAATTCTCAAGCATCATGAGATTGAGATCAAAGAGAGAAATGTTATTATAACTGATGCTAAAAAGAAGATGGAAGACAGCTATTTGGAAGTTCAAGAACTTGAAAAGTCAAAGGCCAAAAGCGAAGAGTACAACGCAAATCTAATAAAGGAATTGGATCAAAAAAGATCTGAGATTGATTTTATAGAGTCTAATTTGCTTTCGAAGGAACAGGAGACCATCTTTCTTGTGCAGCGTCAGAGGGAATTAGAAATCACTTTATCAGGATTGCAAGAAGAAAACATGCAGTTCCAGGAATGCATATCTTGTCTGGAAACTCAAGTAAGACAACTGAAAGATGAAAAGGAATTTTATCTGCAGGAAACAGATGATTTCAGATCTGTTGCCATGAGTGTCCAAGACGAAATCCAGAAATTGAAAGTTGAAATGGACATTCAAATATTGGATCTCACACAAAAATCAGAAGATATACAGAAACGATGGTTGGGAGCTCAAGAAGAGTGTGAATATCTTAAAGAAGAGAATAAGACATTACAGGCATCTACTGCAATTTTAGAAGAGGAAAGAGTTAAACTTCTGAATTCAAATTCAGAACTGAAGAGGATAAACCAAGAACTGCAAGAGAATTGTTCATCACTGGCAGCTCAATTAAGTGAATCGAAGAAAAGCTTGTCTGAATGCACTAAAAAGGTTGAAGTTTTAGAGGATCATCTCGCTTcaatgacaaataattttgccCTGAGAGAAAATAGTCTTAAATCAAAGGTAGATGCACTCATTAAAGAAAATAGCGAGCATAAAGAAAAACTTCTTCTAGAGGAGAATTTGCATCAGATACTTTCGGAGAAGACAATAGAGTTTGAGAGCCTTCAAAAAGATGTAGAACACCTCCATAGGCAAGTATCTCATGGTCATAAGGAAAGGGAAAGAATTTCTCGTGAAGCTTCAACTGAAGTTTCTCGTCTTATAGCAGACAAGGCTGAGCTGCAAGCTTCCCTTCAAGAAGTTCAGTCAGAAGCTGAATTGACAAAGAATGAACTCGAGGCGGCCCTGCAAGAATCTAAGTTCCAAGTTGATGACTTAAAAAGTCAGCTAGCTGCTGCCAAACAAAGTCATGAGAGACTCAGGGCTGACCATGAAAGAATTCTGAAATTGTTAgcaaattacagaaaaagtgaagaaaaacTAAAGAGCGAGATGAACGAGCTTGAATTGAAGCTTACCATCTCTGACTATGAATGCCAACAACTTTCTAAAGAAATGAGCATTTTGAAGGTTCAGCTGCAGAATATATCAGGTCTTCAGGATGAAATATCCATCTTGAAAAGCGATCTCGAGGGCTGCAGGGTCAATAAGGACCAACTAGAGCTCGCACTGCACACAGTTTCTGGAGATTATGAAAAACTGAAGGCAGAGAAGATTTCATTCTCAGAGAAAATCTCCATTTTTCAGGATGCTATGTCTGAGTTTGAGGAATGCAAAATGAAGAAGTTAGAACTAGAAGAAAAGCTTCTACAGATGGAGCAGGAGTTGACTGTGAAAGAGCTTCTCTGTATCCAGAATGCTGAGCTTAAAGATGAGCTGACTGAATTAAAGAGAGCAAACATGCAGTTTCAGCAGAAGATGTATAGACTTGAGGAGGAGAAAGATGAATGCTTAAAGAAAGCTCAAGTTCTGGaagaaaatctaaaattgATGGAG GGTGCAAACAGTCATGATTTTCATGATGAAAGTCCTCTTGCCGTCAGTGTGGATCACAAGAAAAAACGACAGCTCCCTGAGGGACTGGATGTGAAAAACAAGATCAGAGATCAGCTGGAAAG TCGTACTTCTGCTGGGCAGAAGAATTATGCTGTCGCTTCCAAGAAACCAGCAGCTGATGGTGAAGTGGTGGCAAGAGAAAGGTATGAAAGAACGAAGTCATCACTAGAGACAGAGCTAAGAGACCTCAGGGAGCGCTACCTAGAAATGAGTCTCAAATATGCTGAAGTTGAGGCCGAGCGCGAGGATCTTGTCATGAAACTTAAAGCAACCCGAGGTGGCAAGAAGTGGTTCTCCTGGAATCAACAGCTTCCGTCGTAA